One part of the Cinclus cinclus chromosome 20, bCinCin1.1, whole genome shotgun sequence genome encodes these proteins:
- the SUMO2 gene encoding small ubiquitin-related modifier 2 isoform X1, whose protein sequence is MADEKPKEGVKTENNDHINLKVAGQDGSVVQFKIKRHTPLSKLMKAYCERQGLSMRQIRFRFDGQPINETDTPAQLEMEDEDTIDVFQQQTGGVY, encoded by the exons ATGGCCGACGAGAAGCCCAAG GAAGGAGTGAAGACTGAAAACAATGACCACATTAATCTGAAGGTGGCAGGGCAAGATGGGTCTGTGGTGCAGTTTAAGATTAAGAGGCACACACCACTTAGTAAACTAATGAAAGCCTATTGTGAACGACAG GGGTTGTCAATGAGGCAAATCAGATTCCGGTTCGATGGGCAGCCAATTAATGAAACagacacacctgcacag TTGGAAATGGAGGATGAAGATACAATTGATGTGTTCCAGCAGCAAACAGGAGGAGTTTactaa
- the SUMO2 gene encoding small ubiquitin-related modifier 2 isoform X2, which yields MADEKPKEGVKTENNDHINLKVAGQDGSVVQFKIKRHTPLSKLMKAYCERQLEMEDEDTIDVFQQQTGGVY from the exons ATGGCCGACGAGAAGCCCAAG GAAGGAGTGAAGACTGAAAACAATGACCACATTAATCTGAAGGTGGCAGGGCAAGATGGGTCTGTGGTGCAGTTTAAGATTAAGAGGCACACACCACTTAGTAAACTAATGAAAGCCTATTGTGAACGACAG TTGGAAATGGAGGATGAAGATACAATTGATGTGTTCCAGCAGCAAACAGGAGGAGTTTactaa